Proteins encoded in a region of the Pseudomonadales bacterium genome:
- the hisD gene encoding histidinol dehydrogenase, producing MFWQALSGQELELDKNVRQVVLEIIATVVRDRDAALLQYTNQFDARDVQSIQELSVSAERLQQALKNIDTEKRAALEIAAQRIRDFHQRQLVESWSYTEADGTVLGQRVTPLDRVGLYVPGGKASYPSSVLMNAIPAKVAGVAEVVMVVPAPRGELNDMVLAAAAIAGVDKVFTIGGAQAVAALAYGTETVPRVDKIVGPGNIYVATAKREVFGKVGIDMIAGPSEILVVCDGETNPDWIAMDLFSQAEHDEDAQAILISPDKNFLDAVQASCERLLSTLERKDIVRAAMEKRSVFIQVNDLDEAAELCNFIAPEHLELSVAEPEKLAEEIRHAGAIFLGRHTPEALGDYCAGPNHVLPTSGTARFSSPLGVYDFQKRTSMINVSAQGANTLGRVASVLARGEGLTAHAQSAEYRLK from the coding sequence TTGTTTTGGCAAGCGTTATCCGGTCAAGAATTAGAGCTGGATAAAAATGTGCGTCAGGTCGTGTTGGAAATTATTGCCACAGTTGTGCGCGATCGAGATGCTGCACTGTTGCAGTACACCAATCAGTTTGACGCACGCGATGTGCAGTCAATACAAGAACTGAGCGTCAGTGCAGAGCGCTTGCAGCAGGCGCTGAAAAATATTGATACGGAAAAACGCGCTGCTTTAGAAATTGCGGCGCAACGCATTCGTGATTTCCATCAACGCCAGTTGGTGGAATCGTGGAGCTACACCGAAGCGGATGGCACGGTGTTGGGCCAGCGCGTTACGCCGCTGGATCGCGTAGGTTTGTATGTGCCGGGCGGCAAGGCTTCTTATCCATCATCCGTGTTAATGAATGCGATTCCGGCAAAAGTGGCTGGCGTTGCGGAAGTGGTGATGGTGGTGCCTGCGCCGCGCGGCGAATTGAATGACATGGTGCTCGCGGCGGCGGCAATTGCCGGCGTGGACAAAGTGTTTACGATTGGTGGTGCACAAGCGGTTGCGGCTTTAGCTTACGGCACAGAAACCGTGCCGCGAGTGGATAAAATTGTTGGCCCTGGCAACATTTATGTTGCGACAGCGAAGCGCGAAGTGTTTGGCAAAGTTGGCATCGACATGATTGCCGGCCCCTCAGAAATTCTTGTGGTTTGTGATGGTGAAACCAATCCGGATTGGATTGCGATGGATTTATTTTCGCAAGCTGAACACGATGAAGACGCGCAAGCGATTCTGATTTCACCAGACAAGAATTTTCTGGATGCGGTGCAAGCTAGTTGTGAACGCTTGCTATCAACACTGGAGCGCAAAGACATCGTGCGCGCGGCGATGGAAAAACGCAGTGTCTTTATTCAAGTGAACGATTTAGATGAAGCTGCAGAACTGTGTAATTTTATTGCACCTGAACATTTGGAACTGTCTGTCGCTGAGCCGGAAAAATTGGCAGAAGAAATTCGCCACGCGGGTGCGATATTTTTAGGTCGCCATACGCCAGAAGCTCTGGGCGATTACTGCGCAGGCCCTAACCATGTGCTGCCAACTTCCGGTACAGCGCGCTTTTCATCGCCGCTGGGTGTGTATGATTTTCAAAAACGCACCTCGATGATCAATGTCTCTGCGCAAGGCGCAAACACTTTAGGTCGTGTCGCTTCTGTGTTGGCGCGCGGTGAAGGATTAACTGCGCACGCGCAGTCCGCTGAATATCGCTTGAAATAA
- the hisG gene encoding ATP phosphoribosyltransferase yields the protein MKKKITIALTKGRLLQETLPLLAQIGIQPLEDLTTSRKLIFDTTHSDVQLVVLRGSDVPTYVQFGIADLGVSGKDVILEHGGEGFYEPLDLNIARCRLMTAGMAGVALKEGRIRVATKFVNVARRYYAEQGRQVDVIKLYGAMELAPLMGLADEIVDIVDTGNTLRANGLEAREVIAPITSRLIVNKATMKTQHTQIQPLVDALAAVVAANVVAAKGAA from the coding sequence ATGAAGAAAAAAATTACCATCGCGCTGACTAAAGGTCGTTTGTTGCAAGAAACTTTACCGTTGCTTGCGCAAATCGGCATACAGCCTTTGGAAGATTTAACAACCTCGCGCAAATTGATTTTTGATACCACGCACAGCGATGTGCAGTTGGTGGTGTTGCGTGGCTCTGATGTGCCTACTTATGTGCAGTTTGGTATCGCAGATCTGGGTGTTTCCGGCAAAGATGTAATTTTGGAACATGGTGGCGAAGGATTTTACGAGCCGCTGGATTTGAATATTGCGCGCTGTCGTTTGATGACGGCAGGCATGGCAGGCGTTGCTCTAAAAGAAGGCCGTATTCGTGTCGCGACAAAATTTGTCAATGTTGCGCGGCGCTATTACGCCGAGCAGGGCAGGCAAGTCGATGTGATTAAGTTGTACGGCGCGATGGAGCTTGCGCCTTTGATGGGTTTGGCTGATGAAATTGTCGATATTGTTGATACCGGCAATACGCTGCGCGCGAACGGTTTGGAAGCGAGAGAAGTCATTGCGCCCATTACTTCGCGCTTGATCGTCAATAAAGCGACAATGAAAACGCAGCACACGCAAATTCAACCCTTGGTGGATGCCTTGGCGGCTGTTGTTGCGGCGAATGTGGTTGCTGCGAAAGGTGCAGCGTGA
- the murA gene encoding UDP-N-acetylglucosamine 1-carboxyvinyltransferase, producing the protein MDKLIITGGKPLSGEIYISGSKNSALPILAATLLCEEPVVLGNLPHLHDITTMIELLGCMGVNVVVDEKMRVEVDASQVQAFTAPYELVKTMRASILVLGPMLGRFGRAQVSFPGGCAIGSRPVDLHLRGMEALGATIEVEGGYINAFCEGRLKGTKIFLETVTVGGTENILMAAVLAEGQTEIHNAALEPEIVDLANCLNAMGADITGHGTDTIIVNGVEKLHGCSYDVMADRIETGTYLAAAAATGGRVKLKNTQADSLEAVLAKLREAGAEIEVGDNYITLDMKGKRPKAVSVRTAPYPAFPTDMQAQITAMNAVAEGVGTITETIFENRLIQAHEMNRMGAKIAINGNHAVVTGVPRLKGAPVMATDLRASASLVIAGLVADGQTVIDRIYHIDRGYECIEEKMMQLGANIRRVPD; encoded by the coding sequence ATGGATAAATTAATTATTACCGGCGGCAAACCGTTGTCTGGCGAGATTTATATTTCTGGCTCAAAAAACTCGGCGCTTCCCATTTTAGCGGCGACACTCCTGTGTGAGGAGCCAGTCGTACTTGGCAATCTGCCGCATCTGCACGACATCACCACCATGATTGAGCTGCTCGGTTGTATGGGTGTGAATGTGGTGGTGGATGAAAAAATGCGTGTCGAAGTGGATGCGAGCCAAGTGCAAGCATTTACCGCACCGTATGAGTTGGTCAAAACCATGCGTGCTTCGATTTTGGTATTGGGGCCGATGTTGGGTCGCTTTGGTCGTGCGCAAGTTTCTTTCCCTGGTGGTTGCGCGATTGGTTCACGACCTGTTGATTTGCATTTGCGCGGTATGGAAGCCTTAGGTGCAACTATCGAAGTGGAAGGTGGTTACATCAACGCTTTTTGTGAAGGTCGTTTAAAAGGTACAAAGATTTTTCTGGAAACGGTTACGGTTGGCGGCACAGAAAATATTTTGATGGCCGCTGTGTTGGCGGAAGGTCAAACCGAGATTCACAACGCTGCGTTGGAGCCGGAGATTGTTGACTTGGCCAATTGCTTGAATGCAATGGGTGCAGATATTACTGGTCACGGTACCGACACCATCATCGTGAATGGTGTCGAAAAATTGCACGGCTGTTCTTACGATGTGATGGCAGATCGCATTGAGACGGGCACTTATTTGGCGGCGGCGGCGGCAACAGGTGGTCGCGTAAAATTAAAAAATACGCAAGCCGATTCGCTGGAAGCAGTATTAGCTAAATTGCGTGAAGCGGGCGCAGAGATTGAAGTGGGTGATAACTACATCACTTTAGATATGAAGGGTAAGCGCCCGAAAGCAGTCAGTGTGCGCACAGCGCCGTACCCTGCATTCCCCACCGATATGCAAGCGCAGATCACGGCGATGAATGCGGTGGCAGAAGGTGTTGGCACCATCACTGAAACCATTTTTGAAAATCGATTGATTCAAGCGCATGAAATGAATCGTATGGGTGCAAAAATTGCCATCAATGGCAATCACGCTGTGGTGACGGGTGTACCTCGATTAAAAGGCGCGCCGGTGATGGCAACCGATCTGCGTGCATCTGCCAGTTTGGTGATTGCCGGTTTAGTGGCTGACGGGCAAACCGTGATTGACCGTATTTATCATATTGATCGCGGTTACGAATGTATTGAAGAAAAAATGATGCAGCTCGGCGCCAATATTCGCCGAGTGCCGGATTAA
- a CDS encoding BolA family protein, with translation MNSPIDQWIEQVLKDALSAEQVLVGGDGRHFEITVVSAQFEGLRPVKKQQMVYAALNEKIADGTIHAVMMQTLTPAEWQAR, from the coding sequence ATGAATAGCCCGATCGACCAGTGGATAGAACAAGTGTTAAAAGATGCCTTATCTGCGGAGCAGGTACTGGTCGGTGGCGATGGACGCCATTTCGAGATTACTGTCGTTAGCGCGCAATTTGAAGGGCTGCGTCCTGTTAAAAAACAGCAAATGGTTTACGCCGCATTGAATGAAAAAATTGCCGACGGGACGATCCATGCCGTCATGATGCAGACGCTGACGCCTGCTGAGTGGCAGGCTCGTTGA
- a CDS encoding KpsF/GutQ family sugar-phosphate isomerase, whose protein sequence is MNATHNTQDFLASGLRTVRVECAAVDRLQKAINADFVRACELLLNCAGRIIVTGMGKSGHIGRKVAATLASTGSPAFFVHPGEASHGDMGMITRNDVVIALSNSGSTAEVVTLLPLIKRMEVPLISMTGNVQSTMAQAADVHLDVSVESEACPLDLAPTASTTVALVMGDALAIALLEARGFTAEDFAFSHPGGALGRKLLLKVEDIMHSGDRIPVVTPNTPLIDALLTMNAKGLGLTTICDDQQQLLGVFTDGDLRRTLQHNMTDLHSTAISQVMTRNSQTVGKHLLAAEALAIMERRHITALVVTDTSQRVEGIVHLHDMLKAGVA, encoded by the coding sequence ATGAACGCAACGCACAACACACAAGATTTTCTTGCCTCAGGCTTACGCACCGTGCGTGTGGAATGCGCGGCAGTTGATCGTTTGCAAAAAGCCATCAACGCTGATTTTGTGCGCGCTTGTGAGCTGCTACTGAACTGCGCTGGACGCATCATCGTCACTGGCATGGGCAAGTCAGGACATATCGGCCGTAAGGTTGCTGCTACGCTAGCTAGCACAGGCAGCCCTGCTTTTTTTGTACACCCAGGAGAAGCCAGCCACGGCGATATGGGCATGATCACACGCAATGATGTTGTGATTGCTCTTTCCAACTCCGGTTCGACCGCAGAAGTGGTGACTTTGTTGCCGTTGATCAAGCGCATGGAAGTGCCGCTAATCAGCATGACAGGCAATGTGCAATCGACAATGGCGCAAGCCGCAGATGTGCATTTGGATGTCAGTGTGGAATCCGAAGCCTGCCCGCTGGATTTAGCCCCGACTGCCAGCACCACCGTGGCGCTGGTCATGGGCGATGCGCTGGCTATAGCCCTACTAGAAGCGCGCGGCTTTACTGCCGAGGATTTTGCCTTCTCACACCCTGGCGGCGCACTGGGTCGCAAGCTGCTGCTCAAGGTTGAAGACATCATGCACAGCGGTGATCGCATACCGGTTGTGACACCCAATACGCCGCTGATTGATGCCCTGCTCACCATGAATGCTAAAGGCTTGGGCTTGACCACCATCTGCGATGACCAACAGCAACTCTTGGGCGTTTTTACCGACGGTGATTTGCGCCGCACGCTGCAACACAATATGACCGACCTACACAGCACGGCTATCAGCCAAGTGATGACGCGTAATAGCCAAACCGTCGGCAAGCACTTGCTCGCCGCTGAAGCCTTGGCCATCATGGAGCGCAGACACATTACCGCCCTCGTGGTTACCGACACGAGCCAACGCGTGGAAGGCATTGTGCATTTGCACGACATGCTGAAAGCCGGCGTGGCGTAA
- a CDS encoding HAD-IIIA family hydrolase translates to MATPQELARTIRLLLLDVDGVLSDGRITYDSEGRELKSFHIHDGLGIKLLQQAGIQVGIITGRISPMVECRARELGIELVVQGREDKASAMHETIKTLGIDCTAVAYMGDDLPDLAAIRQAGLGIAPANAVNIVRQHANLVTTNAGGHGAVREAAEFILQAQALLDAVFTRYSQG, encoded by the coding sequence ATGGCTACTCCTCAAGAACTAGCGCGCACCATCCGACTGTTGTTGCTCGATGTAGACGGCGTGCTCTCAGACGGCCGTATCACTTACGACAGCGAAGGGCGAGAGCTGAAGAGCTTTCATATCCACGACGGCCTCGGCATCAAACTGTTGCAGCAAGCAGGCATACAGGTAGGCATCATCACAGGGCGCATCAGCCCGATGGTCGAATGCCGTGCGCGCGAATTAGGCATTGAGCTTGTAGTGCAAGGGCGTGAGGACAAAGCCTCTGCCATGCATGAAACCATTAAAACGCTGGGTATCGACTGCACTGCCGTCGCTTATATGGGTGATGACCTGCCTGACCTCGCCGCCATTCGCCAAGCAGGGCTCGGCATCGCGCCGGCCAACGCTGTCAACATCGTGCGGCAACATGCCAATCTTGTAACAACGAATGCGGGTGGTCATGGCGCAGTGCGCGAAGCTGCAGAATTTATCCTGCAGGCACAGGCATTATTAGACGCTGTGTTTACTCGCTACTCCCAAGGCTGA
- the lptC gene encoding LPS export ABC transporter periplasmic protein LptC, which yields MPHILQNLPSFFSSRVRQIIATAIVILLALIGLSITDEKKISSPLTTTNTNTSSQADTVIENAQLDAFDENGKKIRTLLGKKISSFDADKRSLIESPHLYFTQRGSDKKPPTPWEVTADNATVYQTSNIIDLYGNATLFSDATPKGPTRITSDYLHINTEAKLAHTDKAVTIQVRNSVTQAVGMWADMGRDQLKLPSRVKEIHEASR from the coding sequence ATGCCTCATATCTTGCAAAATCTTCCTTCATTTTTTTCGAGCCGAGTGCGGCAGATAATCGCAACAGCTATTGTGATTCTTTTGGCGCTCATTGGACTCAGCATTACCGATGAAAAAAAAATCTCATCGCCACTCACTACCACCAATACAAACACTAGCTCACAAGCTGATACGGTTATTGAAAATGCGCAGCTGGATGCTTTTGATGAAAATGGAAAAAAAATACGCACGCTACTCGGCAAAAAAATCTCGTCTTTTGATGCCGACAAACGCAGCCTAATTGAATCGCCACATTTATATTTCACGCAACGCGGCAGCGATAAAAAACCACCCACACCATGGGAAGTGACCGCTGATAACGCAACGGTTTATCAAACCAGTAACATTATTGATTTATACGGTAATGCCACCCTATTTAGCGACGCAACGCCCAAAGGCCCCACGCGCATCACCAGCGACTACTTACATATCAATACCGAGGCCAAACTCGCTCACACAGATAAAGCTGTTACCATACAAGTGCGCAATAGCGTCACTCAAGCTGTCGGCATGTGGGCTGATATGGGACGAGATCAACTAAAACTACCTTCACGCGTCAAGGAGATTCATGAAGCCTCTCGCTAA
- the lptA gene encoding lipopolysaccharide transport periplasmic protein LptA — protein sequence MKPLAKLIAVGFALTANSVFALPNDRSQPIEIQADSAERDAKTGVTTYTGNVDVKQGSIHITAGKVVLNSDNNNKLTNIHATGSPATYHQQLTGPKDVVDAQALNIYFNVAKNLITLQDNASLKQESGSIKGDRIEYDTKTERVKAQASKSGGNDNSRRITVIIPPSTSEKANKSSE from the coding sequence ATGAAGCCTCTCGCTAAACTTATCGCCGTCGGATTTGCACTCACCGCCAACAGCGTATTTGCGCTGCCAAATGATCGTAGTCAACCGATAGAAATTCAGGCCGACAGTGCCGAGCGTGATGCAAAAACTGGTGTGACTACTTACACCGGCAATGTTGATGTTAAGCAGGGCAGTATTCATATCACAGCAGGCAAAGTTGTGTTGAATAGCGATAACAACAATAAACTGACCAACATCCACGCCACGGGTAGCCCTGCTACTTATCATCAACAACTCACTGGCCCCAAAGATGTTGTTGATGCCCAAGCACTGAATATTTATTTCAATGTCGCCAAAAATCTAATCACCCTACAAGACAATGCCAGCTTGAAACAGGAGAGCGGCAGCATCAAAGGTGATCGCATCGAATACGACACAAAAACTGAACGCGTCAAAGCGCAGGCTTCGAAATCTGGTGGCAATGACAACAGTCGGCGCATTACGGTAATCATCCCGCCATCCACTAGCGAAAAAGCCAATAAATCATCTGAGTAA
- the lptB gene encoding LPS export ABC transporter ATP-binding protein gives MTTASTLRAQHLGKTYKKRNVVNDVSLQVSSGEIVGLLGPNGAGKTTCFYMMVGLIPADKGEIFLDDENITHLPMHSRAQRGLGYLPQEASVFRKLSARNNILAILETRKELSSAQRANIADELMQELHITHIADSLGMSLSGGERRRVEIARALASEPRFILLDEPFAGVDPISVADIKQIVHHLQSKNIGVLITDHNVRETLSICQRAYIVGEGHIIAEGTSHEVLNNAKVRDVYLGQDFSL, from the coding sequence GTGACCACAGCCAGCACGCTTCGCGCCCAACATCTCGGCAAAACCTATAAAAAACGCAATGTTGTTAACGATGTTTCACTGCAGGTTTCTAGCGGTGAAATTGTCGGCTTACTCGGGCCTAACGGCGCCGGTAAAACCACTTGCTTTTACATGATGGTCGGCTTGATTCCTGCGGATAAAGGTGAAATTTTTCTCGACGATGAAAATATTACACATCTGCCCATGCACAGCAGAGCGCAGCGCGGTTTGGGCTATCTACCGCAAGAAGCATCTGTGTTTCGCAAACTGAGCGCGCGCAATAATATTCTCGCCATCCTCGAAACACGCAAAGAACTATCGTCTGCACAGCGCGCGAATATTGCTGACGAGTTGATGCAAGAGCTGCACATTACGCACATTGCAGATTCCTTGGGTATGAGCCTGTCCGGCGGCGAAAGACGCCGTGTTGAAATCGCACGCGCATTAGCCAGCGAACCGCGTTTCATTTTGCTCGACGAGCCATTTGCTGGTGTTGATCCTATTTCCGTGGCTGACATCAAACAAATCGTCCACCACCTGCAATCTAAAAATATTGGCGTATTGATTACCGATCACAATGTTCGCGAGACACTCTCTATTTGTCAGCGCGCCTATATCGTCGGAGAAGGACACATCATTGCCGAAGGCACATCTCATGAAGTGCTCAACAACGCAAAAGTGCGCGATGTTTATTTGGGGCAGGATTTTTCACTTTAA